The genomic region TCTATCACCTTATTGATTCCAGATGTTTTCGTTTTATAATCTAAAAAACCGAGAAGAACTGGAACTTTAGCTTTTTTAGCAATATGATAAAAACCAGTCTTCCATTTTTCAACTCTTTTTCGAGTTCCCTCAGCAGGAACAATAAAAATAATTTCTTTTTCTTGAAGGAGGTTTGTTGCATAATCGACCATGTTCTTTCCATTTTTTCGGTCAACTCCAACAGCTCCTAAAGCTTTAAAAAAGAACCCAAAGATAGATTTCGTATAACTATCCTTGATAAGAAACTTAACATCAATACCAATTTTCCAAAAAGTAGCTAATGCAAAAAGGAAATCCCAATTAGAAGTATGAGGAGCAGCAACAAGTACCCCTTTTCTAATTCTAAATTCTTTTTTATAATCTGATTTCCAACCAAACAATTTTAATACAAAACTTCCTATTGTTTTTTTCATTAAGATAGTTTATCTAAAACTGTTTTTATTCTCTTTAATGCTTCTTTGAGTTCCTCATCGCTAGCAGCATAGGAGATTCTTACACATTTAGGAGCACCAAATGCACTACCACTAACCAAAGCAACCAATGCTTCATTTAAAATATATAGAGTTAAATCGTCAGCGTCATTGATCTTATATATCCCATTTGATTTGCCAAAGAAAGAACTAATATCAGGGAATAAATAAAAAGCTCCCTCAGGTACATTCGTAACGACACCATCAATAGTGTTGAGTCCTTCTAAAACTAAATCTCTTCTTCTTCTAAAAGCCTCTCGCATTTCAAAAGTAACAGATGGTTCAGCTGCTACAGCCGCTAATGCCGCTCTTTGTGAAATCCCTGAAGTTCCTGAAGTAATTTGACCTTGCATTTTTGTACAAGCATCAGCAATCCATTGTGGAGCGCCAATAAAACCTAAACGCCAGCCTGTCATCGCAAATGCTTTAGAGACACCGTTAATCGTAACCACTTGATTGTAGACTTCAGGTATTTGAGCTAAACTATAATGTTGCCCGATAAAATTAATGTGTTCGTATATTTCATCACTAATGACAATCATTTTCGGATGCTTAATAATAACATCAGAAAGTGCTCTTAATTCTTGCTCACTGTATAAAGATCCAGTAGGGTTACAAGGAGAACTATAAATCATTAA from Flavobacteriales bacterium harbors:
- a CDS encoding 1-acyl-sn-glycerol-3-phosphate acyltransferase, which codes for MKKTIGSFVLKLFGWKSDYKKEFRIRKGVLVAAPHTSNWDFLFALATFWKIGIDVKFLIKDSYTKSIFGFFFKALGAVGVDRKNGKNMVDYATNLLQEKEIIFIVPAEGTRKRVEKWKTGFYHIAKKAKVPVLLGFLDYKTKTSGINKVIELTDSFENDMQKIQDYYLNYTAKFPKNYNPSIY
- a CDS encoding pyridoxal phosphate-dependent aminotransferase, with the translated sequence MKEVSNRLNRLAESATLAMARKTRELKEKGLDIIGLSLGEPDFDTPEFIKDAAKEAIDQNYTKYMAVNGYADLRAAISEKFKRDNNLDYKASQIVVSTGAKQSIANVVLSLINPGDEVIIPAPYWVTYEEIVKLAEGVPVFIETSIENDFKITPYELSQAITSKTRLMIYSSPCNPTGSLYSEQELRALSDVIIKHPKMIVISDEIYEHINFIGQHYSLAQIPEVYNQVVTINGVSKAFAMTGWRLGFIGAPQWIADACTKMQGQITSGTSGISQRAALAAVAAEPSVTFEMREAFRRRRDLVLEGLNTIDGVVTNVPEGAFYLFPDISSFFGKSNGIYKINDADDLTLYILNEALVALVSGSAFGAPKCVRISYAASDEELKEALKRIKTVLDKLS